AAATTCCTTCATTGAGATGTTGGCCTCGTCAAAGAAACCTCTTTAAGAGGGCGCCAAAATCtctcagttggatgccatcttgCAACTACTGGCAGTCAAGGCCGAGTACGGCTATAGCTGAGCTTGCTTTGAAGCATTTCTAGAACTATGGGCTAATAGCCTCCCAGAGGGTGATGAACTACCAAAAGCATGTACGAGTCATAGAAAATCATCAAGGCGCTCTCTATAGAATATGAGAAGATACATGTTTTTCCAAAGAATTGTTTTTTGTTTAGGAATGGGTATGCAGATGAAAATTACTATAAGGAGTGTGGTACCTATAGGTATATTGAGATGGACACTGCTGATGGTCAGAAGAAGCAGCTAGCCATCCCTGCAAAGGTTCTTCCGTATCTTCATTTCATACCAAGACCGCATCCCCTTTTCATGGCCAAGGTGTCTGccaaaatgatgaagtggcacAAGCAGGGGATTAGGTACCATCCACATAAGATAGTACATCCATCAGATTTTGCAGCACGGAAGGCATTTGATAGGGAATACCCCCAAGAAGTAGAAGAGGCTGGGAATGTCAGAATGGCAATATCAGGCGATGAGTCCAATCCATATGGTCAAATCCATTGCAGTGCAGACATAAAGGATCTTTCTCACCACATTCTTAACAGGAGTGCGCAAAACCTAAAAAGTCTATGTGTTTGCATTCTGCCAGAGCTGTCTCCTTGGACGACTGGAACTAGGGATGTTGCGTGGCCTTGCCTCCAAAGCATGTTCTCCGAGCCTCAAATGTGCCAAGGTGGTGACGCGAGCGGCTTCAAGCGCAGCTTTCACCGGCGTGTTGGTTGCAATTGGGGTCTGCAAAGTCTGTTCAGCTAGACAattgagctcggcaatttgctaCTGGGTGGGGCCATTAACATCATTCTCAATCTGGGTTTTAGGTAGTTGTCTCATCAGATTGCTTTGGCCCGACGCGCCTGTGAAGATGGAACTAAAAAGGAAGGCGGAGTGGCGCAGTCTAGGCAAGAAGCTTTTCCAGACTAGCGATGACACCTTGGATGTAAACCAGAGGCCGCTGCTATAGCAGCAGTGCCGAGCGGCGACCCTGATCGAAACCGGTGTATCGTCTGAAGAGACGGTGTTAGATAGCTGAGCTCTGTTTGCAAAGTGTTATTATGATCTTGCGGGGACCCTTTGGTTGTGTTAGTTAACGAACTTGTTGTCTTTGATGCCGAAGCTGGTGGAACACTAGTGGAGTCGCAGGGAATGTTTGCTACATTTGCCTTTTCTTGTTCTAGCATAACACAACTAGAGGTGTTTTATTGATGGTCAATATTCATGGTAATAAAAATATGTTCATGTGATCAAGCGGTTGTGTTGATCTTCGCTAAAAGAATGGGCTCCAGAATAACAATTGGGCTGTGTTCCTCTACATCTAAATGTAAGGCGCTAGCATCACCACCACAACGCCGCCTTTGGCCATCGTAACCTTATTCCTAAAGAGACCTAACTACATCACCATAACACAGATCAAGGATTCCTGCTCCCTTCTTCGTCGGAGTTGCTAACGAAGGAGGAGACCATGGCCTCGGGGGTCGCCTTTCTTTCTGTGAGAGAGAAGAGGAAATGTGTATTGTACTCGTATGTCTTTAACAGTTGAAAACAAATAATAGAGACTTGCACTGATTCACACCTATAGGTAAGTATATATTGCTTTATTCAGCTGttctcctatatatatatatgcctcACACACCATGCATGTATCGTGTATGACCCCAACTTGATTTACCATGAACAGTTTATCTCGTCAGCAAGCATGTACACCAGCCGACCTCTCAGGCTCTCACCAGGTCAATATGACGGGTGCCAAGCCAACATTGGTGTCGAGCCCGAGGCGTCCCCACACGCCGGCCGGCGCTCCCACCTGGTCGTCGCGGCAGTCGTGGCACTCATCCACGACCTCGGCCATCGTGCTGCGCCCGGTCTCCGTGCTCGTGATGCGGAACATGATGCCGCACAGGCCCCCGCTCGTGTAGAGCTTGGTAGACACCGTCATCACAAATTCCATGTCGTCGTGGTATGTGCCGCTGCATGACGCCGGCCCGCGCTCCTCTCCTTTGTCGAACCCGCTCACCGTCATCACCCCTGGAGCCTGGACGATGGTGAGAGACGACGTCCCTGGATCAGCATGGTGCCAGGCGACAGTGCACGCCACCTGCAGAAAAACAAATAAGATTGCCGCCACCTTGGCTGTGTTCGCCGTGGTAATTGAGGGCCTGTTTGGTTCCAAATAAGTCACCAACTTATAAGTCGAAAAGTGAAAAAAGTGACTTATTTTGCCAAACAGACCCAACTTATAAGTCACCCCAACTTATAAGTCATAAGTTGCTCCACCCCAACTTATAAAACAtataaggccctgtttggttcataagtcttatgactttttttagtcccaacttataagtcccaagtccctaaaaagtccctacCTGTTTGGTTCTTGGGACTTAACATGGACTAAAAGACCATATTACAACTATAAGTCCCTATAAGTCCCTCCTTGAGAGTCTTATTTTATAaatcccaaatgcccactttaagtccctataagtccctcctgtttggtttagatgggacttatagagacttttttaagtccctaaaccaataagtccctgaaaacaaacaccctctaagtCATCCCCTTTTGCATGGGTCCCACCACCTTTACATAAAAAAATAAGATGAGAAGGTGTGGTCAGGTGACTTATAAGTCAGGTGACAACCAAACAGGCGTGACTTATAAGTCACTGGTTTTAAGTCACCTGACTTATAAGTCAGATGACTTATTGGAACCAAACAGGCCCTGAGCGACCTCCCGGTTGCGTTTATAACCTAGCTAGCTTGCCCTGTTGCTAGCTTTCTCTCAATGATGAGTTTATGTATGCTCGTGTTGCAGTGGAGACAAGACCGCTGAgctaaggctagtcatagtgggagtaacttagctagtaacatagcgcacttcgagaaaattctgcttatgtggcaagtaattaatgagaggtggtaacataatatgttactgtaacatagcgctttccaagacaagatgagtctacgAGCTAATAAATGAAGCCATCTATGATACTACTATTATATTACTTTGCATTATGaaggtagtaacttagactagtgtcatatgcatgacactagtctaagacactagtctaagttagtccccactatgaccagcctaagggAACTGGACACTCGTGGCATAGGGAACTGGTATGGATTTTCAATCCATGTGAAAAGGACAAGATTAAATTCTTCGTTTCCCTCTCCAAGGTGCGATATACCACTCATGTGTCGTCACAGAGTCTGAATTTTATATCTTTATATCTTATATCTTGtcaaaatataagatgtttttttGTCTAAATCTAGACCAAAAAAATCAACTTATATTTTGATACAGAGGTACTAATTGCCGGAACTATATGAGCCTCAGCATTAATCCTCATAAACTAATTTAAAAGATAAAATAACCATGAGAACTTTGTGCGTCTAGGATTAAACGAGATATGGGAACGCTACCGTGAAAATTGCCAGGCGCGGACAAGCTCGCACGCTCTCGGAATGGTCACGCGTTCGATCCCCTGGAGATGCGAGATGCCTGCCGTATTGTACGTGGCGGGTGGGGAGAGTTAATGCGCGTACGTAACCGGCAAGAGACGTTGGTGGTGCGGACGTTAGACGAGGATTTGATGGTGTTTTTGTAACGTGTCGTTTGTCTCCTGTTCTATACCTATGTGTACCGGAAGTAAGGGAACCGCGTGTAACGGGTGACGTACGTTATGTTGTTGTGCGGCCCACCGGATGTATTTAACCCAGCCATTAATGTGTCCTGGCCTGTCAACGCAGCTCATTAATTTGGTACTCCCTTCGTCTCAAAATAAGTGACTTAACTTTGTATTAGCTTTAAtacaaagttagtataaagttgagtcacttattttggaacggagggagtattacgtAAGCATAGGCGGCCGCGGGAGAGAGTGATTTGTGCGTGGAGACCAGGAAGGCATCTAGGCAAGTGTGTATGAAATAATTATTTGTTGCTGCTAGTAGTTGGTGCATTAATTACTTTTTATTTCGGAAGCGAAAAACCGTTACTCTTTTTTTGTCATGCAAGTTTGTTTGTAGTTTTCTGGTGCATGGAACATCATTTGTTCTTATTTTACTTACTCgaagaaaaataatataaattctTATTTTACTTATTCTTCCGAGTTAAAAAAAGACGCCAACTATAAATCACAAACCTTGCATAAATGGATGTTTTTATTCCGTGAGATTGGACAGGGTATGCACCTTGTGGGGATTGTTATGATAGAAAACACAAGTATGGTGTCGAAATCACTAGttgaggagtactcgttgcaaagatcactccaacTCCCTTGGTTACGACAAGTGgtgcacatgcagcgcgccattTGTCCCAATCTGgaagttttcccttttttcatagattcgtttattcaaaacgttttatctctcaaaccgtgcgtccaaatctcgaaccgctttcaccattggattcctcgcgtcgagatcttcaaaactagattcCATGTTGATAgattttgacgaactttttttcacaaaaaacggatgaaaaaaccgaaccgggagcacgggttttttccctttccgaaagaggcacgcccgtgcctctcacgaaattacaatcgtgcctctcgcggaaacaAAACCGTGACCCTCGCGGAAGAAAAAAACCAGAGAAAACACGTTTATTTTTCCGAGGAGGCACggtcgtgactctcgcgaaagcacaaccgtgcctttcgtggaagcaaaaccgtaactctcgcgaaaggaaaaaaacagaaaatacgttttttttccgtttccaagaggcacggccgtgactctcgcgaaagcacaaccgtgcctctcgcggaagcaaaaccatgactctcgcgaaaaaaacgcgtttttttcgtttacgagaggcacggccgtgactctcgcgaaagcacaaccgtgcctctcgcggaagcaaaaccatgactctcgcgaaaaaaacgcgttttttttcgtttacgagaggcacggccgtgactctcgctaaagcacaaccgtgcctctcgcggaagcaaaaccgtgattctcacgaaaggaaaaaaacagaaaacacgtttttttcgtttccgagagtcATCGTGAAAGCACACCCgtgactctcgcggaagcaaaaccgtgactctcgtgaaagaaaaaaaaacagaaaacgcgtttttttccgttccaagaggcacggccgtgactctcgcgaaaggaaaaaaaaacgcgtttttttgcGCAACTTTTTTgtcgaaaagctaaggaagaccggtggaaaaccaaaacgtcgaaaaaacctgaaaaaaaaccgtttaaaaagccgaaaacgcgtgcgaaaaaataaaataaaaacaaaatccggagggagcggcagagtgcgacacgtggcgaatggctgaggGCGCGACAACTGACGCTGATCGTTGTGAGACTCCTGAAGAAGCGCTCGTTAATTAGTTGCTCTCTAAATAAGTACTCATAATTTAATTTATCAGCGGAGCAGAAGCTAGATCTAaattttcgcaaaaaaaagaaaagaagctAGATCTAAATTTTCACGAACGGTGAACTACATTAAGCAGAAACCATACAATCCAGCTAGGCGTGGTGGGACCTACATTCAGTTCTCCATACAAACCTAACACAATACAATTTCCTGCGCTTGCACTTCTGTACTAAAGCGGTAAAGGGGGAAACGACAACTACATTTATTATTTCAGGCAAACCTAATAGTGGGCTAATCTTGTCAGGGCTTTCTACTTATGGAGTCGTACCTCCATCTTATCAGCTGTTACCACATCCCGCAGATTTTTCATTCATCAAGGCGTGCCCGCTTAGCTGGTGTGGCGCCATCATCGTCGTCGGTGGTGGATCCACGAGCGACTTTGGTAGTTGACTTTCAACAGCTGCTCACGTTTGTGGAGTCATCACCGTCAGCAAAAATATGGTCTTCTGTATCATATGTAGCCACCTCCTCCACAGCTGAAAGACGAGATATGGACTTCAGGTTCTTCTTTCAGATCTCCATCCGCCATTGACACGCCATCAGCCCTGCCATGAACTGAAGCCTGCATGCACGAGTCAAAAAATTTCAGATCTGCATCCTTACTGCTAGAACATGACAAGGGGGAACAACAGAACAGCAGCAGCAAAGATGATATGTACATACCGCGATCAAAGAGGATCTGCGGGAGAAAACTTCATGCTGTGGATCACTGCTTGTTGGCTGCTCTCGCTGGTCAACGAGTCGAATGCCGAATGAAGCAGAACTTGAAGACACCTGCCCAGCAGAGTACCCGATCGACTGAGCTGCAGACATCTCTGAACTCGTACGCACACATGCAGTCTCAATAAGCTGCTCCCATGCAGTTTCAAATTCGTCTACCGCGCCAGGCACCACCGGGGAGAAGACAGATCTGGTTTTACTTTTCAGCGTCAGTCGGGTGACGATGGCCCACATTATAGCAATCACTTATCCATCTCGCACGCGGCGTTTGTGTAACGGACGCATCAGACGGAGTTTCCTATGAACAGTACTTGCGCACCTGCACCAACAGAACATAACTATCCTGGACCGATATTTACCGGTTATGTTGGACGTCCCCGTTTCCGCACGTAGTTTGCGAACGTACGTAATGACGATGTATACATACAACCGCATTTAATACAGTACCCAACACGTCGTCGCTCTGTTCGCGCCAGCTAGCAGGAGCGCACGAGCCCGTCCGCGCCATCGCCGTTCTCAACGCTACCGCCTCACATTTACTAGCCCATACGTTCCTAAGGCCTGAGAGTCCAACAGGTTCACACTAGGAAAGGAACGTCCAGGTTGTACAAAACGAAGAAGGAAATGTCCAAAGTTTGTTAGGAAATCACCTAACCAACTATagcttcttttttttctttctgaaaactATTAGCGAAGTTTccagtgcatgcatgcatgcaaaaGATAGCAAATATGTGTATCACAGATCAAAGTCACGCACAACGTTGTTCTGTTTGCTAAAAATATGTGTACAATATTTTAGTGTGTGGGCGTAGACCTAGGTATGTGAACTACCTTTTCTCCCCCAGACGTGCACAACCACAAGTTTATTTTGCGAACAGACCACAAAGGATATATGCATGTACAAATCCAATCCCGTCAACAAATCAGCCTCCTGTATATACTCCCAAATTCGTTTGGGACATGCACATAGTTTTctgaaaatgaaaaaatataactATCTCACAAATATATTAATAAACAAACCCTAGACAATATTATAAAAATCAAAATTGCTTAACTGTGCAAGCGCATTAGAAAACCCACTGCTTTTCAGAAGACTGGGCATGTCGTTTAAGTTTTATATTAAGGAATAAGACCACATTAATGTGAGAGCACTtaactaataaaaataataaCACAATACCCAAAAGGAGAAATGCACATATTTGTCCGCCAGATAAAGCAGTGGAAATAGGATGAATTTTTTAAAATTTACAAAGTAACGTAAAAACTTACAGGTGGGCGTCCACTAATTTAGGGGGAAAATTCAAATTTCAGTCTTGAAATTAAAATTATAATGATGGCTTCTAGAACATTACAGTAAGAGTAAAAGAAAAATTAAATTAGAAAACTAGAAATGCAGAAAATTATTGAAAAGACAGAAGGCTTCCACGAGTTCAGAAACAAACCTCGAGAAGTTCAACGACCTTCCAAACATTTAAAAGGACAACGATAAACTTGAACCGAGTGGCGACACTTATCAATGCAGAGAGCTCACCAGCCTCTTGAACTGATAAGAACTTGGTTGGTAAGGGCATCGACGAGTTAGATATGTATGTGTGGACCGTGGAGAGTGATGAGCATAAACTAACCTCGCAGATCGGTTGTTGCACCATGTTTTATTTTTGCAGGGAAATAttcgatctattcatcttcaatcatggtagtacaacGAACATTAGAAacaataaaaattacatccagatctgtagaccacctagcaacgactacaagcactgaaccGAGTCAAAGGCGCACCACCGTCATTTCCCCTTCCCCACCGAAGCCGGACAAAATTTCTTGTAGTAGACAGCCGGGAACTCGTCATGTTGAGGCCCCATAGGACGAGTGCACCAGAAtagcaaccgccgccgatgaatGAAATTTTCTACACATGCATGCGGAACCAAGAAGTAACCATGTAGATCATATGTGTATAAAATGTTATAAAGAAAACATATTTTCATGTGTATTTATTAATTGATAAAATAGAAgcaattaaatatatataatggtgGCACAAATTTTAATTGTGGCATAAAGGTTATAATATTTTATAGGCTATGAAAATAGGTAGTAACATATTAAAATATTAACAGAAATATTTTGTATTTCTAATTTGCAAATGATTCCTCATTTGCACAAATTTCCTATATGTCTTCATTCTTATGAGATTTCCATGTTCCAAACAGTGCCTTGGTTTTTTTTCAACATGCATGTCTGGTAAGTTACAATAGTAAAAAAACGGCATAGGCTAATTAACACCGATTGAAATGTGGAATGATAAGATGCACTGCATGACAATCCATGTGTGACTGTTCCTACTTTTTTTTGGCAAGCAGTTGTTTGGTGCATGCTCTTTTTTTTCTCTAAAGTTGTTACATGGGACAGTGGAAGCAATCTTGTTGTTCTGTACCAATAGATTTAGTTTTTGTTTTCTTTGGACATGGTATTGCATGCATCCACACTTCCCATTTGTATTGTAAGGTTTTGGAAATTTAAAGGAACTTATTCCTATTTGGCGACCCATGTAAACCTGTCTATATGTTACTCCCGGTGCCAGCTAACGTTACATTGTCACTTCATTAACGTAGGATGATATTTTTTACTGGTGTACTTGCACCTAAATCATTATGTGAATATTTTCCTACCACAGTTTccattttaattttttttcatgaAGTAGAAACTAATTCTACTTTCATTATTTTAAACTTTGAATAAAAAAGGAGAATGCCGAATTTAGGAGAATTTGTAATTATAAAGAGAAAAACACAGATCAAACTTACCGGAGGATGTGGAAGTATATTGCTCATCGAGGACTAGCATGAGATCATCTTACATACAGTGACTTGTACTGTCACAAACAAACTTACAATGGTTGacacttttttttttgaaaacataTGGACTTTATTCAACGAAAAAACAGATACATCGTTTGTGAGGAATGGTACAATCTCAATCATAGGCTCCTCAAATCAATCAACAGTAGAAGAAAAACTAGCCAACCTAGCAAGCTCGTGTGCAACCTTATTGGCTTCCCTATTACAATGTTCAAAACTAGTGGTAGGAAAATCACACGCCAGAAAATAGCAATCATCAAAAATTGCCGCCGCCGCTCCTGCTGACCGTCCGCCATTATTGATCGTTTCAATAACCTCCAAATTATCAGAATTAATAACAAGGCGATTGCAACCCGCACATTGCGCTAGTGAAAGACCGAATCTGAGAGCCCAAGCTTCCGCTGTTAGAGCATCGACGCAATGATCAAGTTTCCAAGTACCCCCTGCAATAAAATTCCCTTTGTCGTTCCTTGGGACAGCCCCGGCCGTACCTTTAAGAAGATCATGATCAAAAGAAGCATCAACATTAAGTTTCACAAAACCCACCGGGGGACGAATCCAACCCCCTCTTTTCATAGAAGCCCTTGGACTGCACGAAACAACGTAATTAGCCGTAAGAGCTTGTATCCCCATTGAAATCTGTTTTGCATCTTGTATTCTCTCCTTGTGCACTAATTTACGTCTTTCCCATCACAAATACCAAGACGTAGTGGCAATCATCTCCCGAATATTCTGGAACCCCATAATGGCAATGATCAATTATTCTTGAATATGCCTGACCAAGATTTACAATGGTTGACACTTACATACAAGCAGATTTGTTTTGCGGGGTACATACAAGCAgatttttttgcggggtacataCAAGCAGATTATTGGTACACATCATGCATGTACGTAcccatgtactccctccgttcctaaatataagtctttttagacatttcaaatggacaacaacatacggatgtatgtagacatattttagagtgtagattcactcattttgctccgtatgtagtcatttgttgaaatctctagaaagacttatatttgggaacggagggagtagtttgttATTTCATTTGGTTGTGGTTTGTCTATGTtcgtgtgtcttcaggttggatcctttcgatctacgttattcttcatcagcggcggttgttgttctggtgcgctggtcctacggggctttagcacgacgacttcccgactgtctactacaacaagttgtgcccgactccggcaggggaggggtgatgacggcggcgcgccttcggctcgcttcagtgattgtagtcatcgctaggtggtctacggatctggatgtaatttttattatttctagtgttcgttgtactgctatgatagaagatgaatagattgaaagttttctcgcaaaaaaaaagaagTTGGGGTAAAGCAGATGACTCGATTTACCAGCACAATTGCACAAACAACCGTTTCAATTAGACGTCCGACCAGGTGACAGCCACCTCGCCGACGTGCTGATCCCAGTGGGGCCGCAACCATTGTCCTAGTCGCCTTTAGGAGAATTTGTAATTAATTATAAGGAGAAAAGTACAGAGCAAACACACGGGAGGATGTTGAAGTATATATATTGCTGGGTATGCATTGCTCAGCAAGGACATTGCTTATACGTTATACAACAAAACATACATTGATGGACACTTACATATAATTAAGTATAGATTACCCGCAGACATCATGCATGTACGCACGCATGTATGTAGTTTGTTGCTTTTATTCGGCTACTACGTACATTGAGGGAAGACTTTGAAGTTGAAAGCAAATGACTCGAGCACAATCTCATCCATTTTAAGGCTGTCACCACTTACCAGCGCAAACACTCTCTCCATGTTTCAGTTAGACATCGGACCAGGTGACGGCCACCTCCCCGACGCTGGTGTCAAGCCCCAAGGCATGCCACACGGCGGCCGACGTGCTGATCTCGGTGGTGCCGCAGCCATTGTCCGTGTCGC
The sequence above is a segment of the Aegilops tauschii subsp. strangulata cultivar AL8/78 chromosome 6, Aet v6.0, whole genome shotgun sequence genome. Coding sequences within it:
- the LOC120967231 gene encoding putative ripening-related protein 6, translating into MTVSGFDKGEERGPASCSGTYHDDMEFVMTVSTKLYTSGGLCGIMFRITSTETGRSTMAEVVDECHDCRDDQVGAPAGVWGRLGLDTNTYEYNTHFLFSLTERKATPEAMVSSFVSNSDEEGSRNP